Proteins from one Malania oleifera isolate guangnan ecotype guangnan chromosome 4, ASM2987363v1, whole genome shotgun sequence genomic window:
- the LOC131154428 gene encoding probable xyloglucan galactosyltransferase GT17, whose amino-acid sequence MSTRMHSYPSPASSEKEKHLKKKETQQQYLKLINPKHFKYPLFLFAFLCIWLLLLFFCFPQPSKTLSPPKTYNHTKWTPQSSPLPTCDGGASVYVYELPPKFNRGLLRHCRHLNVYTDMCPHVTNAGLGQPLSTSAWFATHQFIAEMIFHARLENHPCRTRDPRRASLFYVPFYGGLHASSKFRESDLAARDALAVELAEYLRRQDWWRRRHGKDHFLVLGRTAWDFMRSPGGPDFGANNLLMLPPVRNISVLTVERHPWRGSNQHGIPYPSYFHPSTWEEMSTWQDRVRRADRIHLFSFVGAPRVGVEKAAIRDEIMRQCAESIRCELVKCGKGASKCYEPEEVVKVMMRSEFCLQAPGDSFTRRSTFDSVLAGCIPVFFSPHTAYSQYAWFLPSDGSEYSVYIDGTGNGRRIEEELRLIPAERVERMRRRVVDLIPRVTYAHPNATRSGFLDAVDVGLAALSNHVQFS is encoded by the coding sequence atgtctACCAGAATGCATTCCTATCCAAGCCCTGCGTCATCGGAGAAAGAGAAACACCTCAAAAAGAAAGAAACTCAGCAGCAATATCTCAAGCTCATCAACCCCAAACATTTCAAATACCCTCTCTTCCTCTTCGCCTTTCTCTGCATATggcttcttctcctcttcttctgcTTCCCCCAACCCTCCAAAACCCTCTCTCCTCccaaaacctacaaccacacCAAATGGACGCCCCAGTCATCGCCCCTTCCCACGTGCGACGGAGGCGCGTCGGTCTACGTCTACGAATTGCCGCCCAAGTTCAATCGCGGTCTCCTCCGCCACTGCCGCCACTTAAACGTCTACACCGACATGTGCCCCCACGTGACAAATGCCGGCCTCGGCCAACCCCTTTCAACCTCCGCTTGGTTCGCCACCCACCAGTTCATCGCCGAGATGATCTTCCACGCTCGCCTGGAGAACCACCCCTGTCGCACCCGCGATCCCCGCCGAGCCTCTCTCTTCTACGTTCCCTTTTATGGCGGCCTTCACGCGTCCAGCAAGTTCCGTGAAAGCGACCTCGCCGCCCGCGACGCGCTCGCCGTCGAGCTGGCGGAGTATCTCCGCCGTCAGGACTGGTGGCGGAGGCGCCACGGAAAGGATCACTTCCTTGTGCTGGGAAGGACGGCGTGGGATTTCATGCGGTCCCCTGGTGGGCCCGACTTCGGCGCCAACAATCTCCTGATGCTGCCACCTGTCCGGAACATCTCGGTGCTGACCGTGGAGAGGCACCCCTGGCGGGGGTCGAACCAACACGGGATTCCCTACCCCTCCTATTTCCATCCGTCCACGTGGGAGGAGATGTCCACTTGGCAGGATCGAGTGCGACGGGCGGACCGGATCCACTTGTTCTCCTTCGTCGGAGCCCCGAGGGTGGGCGTGGAGAAAGCGGCGATCAGGGACGAGATCATGAGGCAGTGCGCCGAGTCGATTCGGTGCGAGTTGGTGAAATGCGGTAAGGGAGCGAGTAAGTGCTACGAGCCGGAGGAGGTGGTGAAGGTGATGATGAGGTCGGAGTTTTGCCTGCAGGCGCCGGGCGACTCGTTCACTAGGCGGTCCACGTTCGACTCGGTGCTGGCGGGTTGTATTCCGGTGTTCTTCTCGCCGCACACGGCGTACTCGCAGTACGCGTGGTTCCTTCCGAGTGATGGGAGTGAATATTCGGTTTACATAGACGGGACGGGAAACGGTAGGAGAATAGAGGAAGAGCTACGACTGATTCCGGCTGAAAGGGTAGAGAGGATGCGGAGGAGGGTGGTGGATCTGATACCGCGAGTCACCTACGCCCACCCAAACGCGACGCGGTCGGGGTTTCTGGACGCCGTCGACGTCGGGCTCGCCGCGTTGTCCAACCACGTCCAGTTCAGTTGA